In a genomic window of Amblyomma americanum isolate KBUSLIRL-KWMA chromosome 4, ASM5285725v1, whole genome shotgun sequence:
- the LOC144127906 gene encoding uncharacterized protein LOC144127906 → MFSLESNNMWLVNSQHAAEGGLEGLPTTPHLAVIGSSMGDIKKIIVAVDSTRSLEKAMGLLLGAFFVFNVAYPPDCPLTMELLQRYLGQSNPTKGHSKGRACGIAPKLLSLLKAL, encoded by the exons ATGTTTTCTCTGGAGTCTAATAACATGTGGCTTGTGAATTCCCAGCATGCAGCTGAAGGGGGGCTGGAAGGACTGCCAACAACACCTCACCTTGCTGTGATTG gatcaagcatgggggacataaagaagatcatcgttgcagtggattctacaagaagtcttgagaaggccatgggcctcctccttggtgccttctttgtgttcaacgttgcgtaccctcccgactgccccctcaccatggagcttttgcagag GTACCTTGGGCAGAGCAACCCAACGAAAGGGCACAGCAAAGGCAGGGCCTGCGGAATCGCACCAAAGTTGCTGAGCCTGCTGAAGGCACtttaa